From the genome of Colletotrichum higginsianum IMI 349063 chromosome 4, whole genome shotgun sequence, one region includes:
- a CDS encoding Elongation factor Tu GTP binding domain-containing protein, whose product MSNLNSWEDDPSAQDDNLSRQAQQQLNLNQQQNPQAGAFRPGASSFTPGVQAFQPGQQYGGYAPQYQQYYNQGYGGAAGAAGAGGFPQYGGQGQQAFNQYGQGNYGGYGQQGYQQAYGQGYPQYGQQQQQQQQNQPKPAPTIAKRPADATASGSDVPASQSQPTVKKEGGAKVLSIGGDAPKPKAKVLSIGGTVPPKKEEKKEEPTKAAAGAEAGAKATATKAIEKTGASTTKSGKTSPSPSSGRSSPSEGDKKAAVRDVDAVQKEQTADVDEATLKEIYGKEHVNIIFIGHVDAGKSTLGGSILYNTGMVDERTMEKYKKEARELGNPSWYLSWVMDLNKEERSQGKTIEVGRGYFETEVRRYSILDAPGHKTYVPNMIGGASQADVGILVISARRGEYETGFERGGQTREHAMLAKTQGVNKLIVAINKMDDATVEWSHERYQECTSKLSQFLKGTGYNLKTDVFFIPVAAQQSINIKERIPKGTADWYDGPSLLEYLDGMKALERKVNAPFMMAVSGKYRDMGTMIEGKIEAGVIKKGMSLVMMPNKQSVDASAIYGETEEEVQVAQCGDQVRIRLRGIEEEDIMPGFVLCSPKRLVHNVQTFEAQIRILELKSILSAGFNCVLHVHAAIEEVTFAALLHKLQKGTNRKSKLPPSHAKKGDSIIARLQVIGGAGSVCIEKFEDYPQMGRFTLRDQGQTIAIGKITKLITDETS is encoded by the exons ATGTCGAACCTCAACTCGTGGGAAGACGACCCTTCGGCCCAGGACGATAACCTGTCGCGCCAGGCCCAGCAACAGCTCAACCTCAACCAGCAGCAGAACCCccaggccggcgccttcCGTCCTGGAGCGTCCTCCTTCACCCCTGGAGTTCAGGCATTCCAGCCCGGTCAGCAATACGGCGGTTACGCTCCCCAATACCAGCAGTACTACAACCAGGGCTACGGCGGTGccgctggtgctgctggtgccggTGGCTTCCCCCAGTATGGTGGTCAGGGCCAACAAGCCTTCAACCAATATGGACAGGGCAACTATGGTGGCTACGGCCAGCAGGGCTATCAGCAAGCCTACG GCCAGGGCTACCCCCAGTACggccaacagcagcaacaacaacaacaaaaccAGCCTAAGCCCGCCCCTACCATCGCCAAGCGCCCGGCTGATGCCACGGCATCCGGCTCCGATGTGCCCGCGTCTCAGTCTCAGCCTACAGTAAAGAAGGAGGGCGGTGCCAAGGTCTTGAGTATCGGTGGCGATGCCCCCAAGCCCAAAGCCAAGGTCCTTTCCATCGGTGGCACTGTTCCGCCtaagaaagaagagaagaaagaggagCCTACAAAGGCGGCCGCTGGCGCTGAGGCTGGAGCCAAGGCTACGGCGACCAAGGCGATCGAGAAGACGGGAGCTTCCACCACTAAGTCTGGCAAgacctccccctctccctcatCCGGCCGCTCGAGTCCCTCTGAGGGTgacaagaaggccgccgtgAGAGACGTCGATGCCGTCCAGAAGGAGCAGACTGCCGACGTTGATGAGGCGACCCTCAAGGAGATCTACGGAAAGGAGCACGTCAACATTATTTTTatcggccacgtcgacgcAGGAAAATCCACCCTGGGCGGTTCCATCCTCTACAACACGGGAATGGTTGACGAGCGGACAATGGAAAAGTACAAAAAGGAAGCCAGGGAACTCGGTAACCCGTCTTGGTACCTCTCCTGGGTCATGGACTTGAACAAGGAGGAAAGATCCCAGGGTAAGACGATCGAGGTCGGCAGAGGCTACTTTGAGACCGAGGTGCGACGATACAGTATTCTCGACGCACCGGGCCATAAGACCTACGTGCCCAACATGATTGGTGGTGCCTCGCAGGCTGACGTTGGTATCTTGGTCATTTCCGCCCGTAGGGGTGAGTACGAGACCGGGTTCGAGCGTGGTGGCCAGACCAGAGAGCACGCCATGCTTGCTAAGACTCAGGGTGTCAACAAGCTGATTGTTGCCATCAACAAGATGGACGACGCCACCGTCGAGTGGTCGCACGAGCGATACCAGGAGTGCACGTCCAAGCTGTCCCAATTCCTCAAGGGCACCGGCTACAACCTGAAGACAGACGTATTTTTcatccccgtcgccgcccagcagTCGATCAACATCAAGGAGAGGATTCCCAAGGGGACGGCCGACTGGTACGATGGCCCCTCATTGCTTGAGTACCTCGACGGTATGAAGGCTCTGGAGCGCAAGGTCAACGCGCCTTTCATGATGGCCGTCTCAGGCAAGTACCGCGACATGGGCACCATGATTGAGGGCAAGATCGAGGCGGGTGTAATCAAGAAGGGCATGTCCCTCGTCATGATGCCCAACAAGCAGAGCGTGGATGCCTCGGCCATTTACGGCGAgactgaagaggaggtgCAGGTTGCGCAGTGCGGCGACCAGGTTCGCATCCGTCTCAGAGGCATTGAGGAGGAAGATATTATGCCAGGATTCGTCTTGTGCTCGCCCAAGCGCTTGGTGCACAACGTGCAGACTTTTGAGGCGCAGATCCGCATCCTGGAGCTGAAGAGCATTTTGTCGGCAGGGTTCAACTGCGTGCTGCACgtccacgccgccatcgaaGAAGTGACTTTCGCCGCTTTGCTACACAAGCTGCAAAAGGGCACCAACCGCAAGAGCAAGCTGCCGCCTTCGCACGCAAAGAAGGGCGACAGCATTATCGCTCGTCTGCAAGTCATTGGTGGTGCCGGCTCGGTGTGCATTGAGAAGTT
- a CDS encoding SNF2 family domain-containing protein, with amino-acid sequence MDALLARLGAQAMNMAIRSGIALTSTYAFSQCSRLMKTVDDRAVRSDIKRLQKRLDSKIKIVSPAIDLIEFKSGRGNAFLESALPLAKSLRRNIVALGRRVEQAAQAGEACNESPRRSLDSERYLEELGAIIEDMKDLLAQLDNDIPLLHMAISASGESLSSAMSPSVSPSRFLQAGTFLTYGDSQFAVDPSRPVQIGPVFTLSVYMLFLGHASMATATQTGHQGRHPQPQHTPHKSRLGEAPAPYGLEEGERKPLWQEVIHKARVRLCRTPIDHVFDPNKGFRPSGTGPSSFTESQFYKSTAHGMGPRNEYAYHLEIIEDLDDGRAHDDLDAEAGPYDDIRCAGIRESIPVHQISKMFYADTGRILNIGDGGTDNNPVLLLKRDLLAKPPLKVHEEMMDCNEETESIATSEPGNDEVLDEQEDIDRQLRDESTALDILEEMPKLPTKPTRRGFPSHLDPEWIAVEVFEGDDDSESSETEDEDLGEENRPPPSKNILRYKTHDTDSGSVIAVLALRQRSGADFAIPPQKGEGKERKAEQTIPSNPRLDYSKLLRKQLLLPDRPYEDLFSDIYTVMVNQRSPVKGPLRSINPNEDSQSSAGREMLKTGTPTKELHGVPRGPSRPEIRDLSSFDPDALTARFDALHVSTTPNSKPPAAVPNMSARRSQPAQQLTSPDLVEITRNDFKQPLRPGPRDSDTSSQDKSILPSDALESFFSDTRRHDHFHPSSHQPVFGHPTKMLSSLKQKATGIFNERRSRPEHHRVQNVAVPSVPLYQDKKPDPRALYSSIGPDANPSTYRPPGKFGETEFYTDPAKASADLKALLEGGMESDDEEAHNRETAEDVNDGSMEGLKVKLLPHQVEGVEWMRGRELGPVKRGKVPKGGILADDMGLGKTLQTISLILTNQKPAKGEKGFKKHFEGIEKTTLVVAPLALIRQWESEIKEKVAKTHGLNVCVHHGPQRTKRFKDLAAYDVVVTTYQVLVSEWGHSSEDENGVKAGCFGLHWWRVVLDEAHTIKNRNAKSTKACYALRSEYRWCLSGTPMQNNLEELQSLIKFLRIKPYDDLKEWKEQIEKPLKNGKGHVAIRRLHSLLRCFMKRRTKDILKEEGALNPGGKPTKEGEKSSTGFKVTERKVVTVATTFSPAERRFYDRLETRADESIERMLKGKVDYANALVLLLRLRQACNHPKLLEGKLDKDKDALSTDTSSKNSLTDVDSLADMFGGMGLVTRTCGICGRNLPKDVTGNDRDTCQECCDDLAYFKKHETPKRKKLKHKKDNVKQVAKRAVPAEAEDETPYKPKARRPRNRNVVVDSDDEEADGSWLVPENQRDQLRLGKAGGEEDENAEGGGDWIRPDDSQHDSEDEEDGSQLDSFIVKDDDTKHEKDVEGSYASDDSLLSIAAIASQVKEKRLKSSQSSRTESETETESEGDTGVDESELYSDDDTNYNPNGQVSQILASAKIRQMMQILHKEVEQHKFIVFSQFTSMMDLIEPFFRKEGFKFTRYDGSMKNDEREASLHRLRNDNNTRILLCSLKCGSLGLNLTAATRVIILEPFWNPFVEEQAIDRVHRLTQTVDVIVYKLTVEKTVEERILALQEKKRLLAETAIEGGMKKDTFKLGFKEIMDLFRRDAPGAAPRGDESYVEPSSRTTSARPSRQGSPETSLLVGKAKKAPKRTEHEMFGRRW; translated from the exons ATGGATGCCTTACTTGCTAGACTGGGAGCCCAGGCAATGAATATGGCCATTAGGTCTGGCATTGCCTTGACCTCGACATATGCCTTTTCCCAATGTTCGCGCCTCATGAAAACTGTCGATGACAGGGCTGTGCGGTCGGATATCAAGCGGCTCCAGAAGAGGCTGGATAGCAAGATCAAG ATCGTATCTCCTGCGATAGATCTTATAGAGTTCAA ATCCGGCAGAGGCAATGCATTTTTGGAATCGGCTTTACCTCTGGCCAAGAGCCTTCGGCGGAACATAGTGGCTCTCGGACGCCGCGTGGAGCAGGCAGCCCAGGCGGGCGAGGCATGCAACGAGTCGCCACGACGCAGTCTTGATTCTGAACGGTACCTTGAGGAACTTGGTGCAATCATCGAAGATATGAAAGACCTCTTAGCCCAGCTGGACAACGACATTCCCCTTTTGCACATGGCCATATCCGCATCAGGGGAGAGCCTAAGTTCTGCCATGTCTCCAAGCGTATCACCGTCACGGTTTTTGCAAGCGGGTACCTTCCTTACATACGGGGACAGCCAGTTTGCCGTCGATCCTTCTCGCCCAGTGCAGATCGGCCCCGTCTTCACATTGTCCGTCTACATGCTGTTCCTCGGCCACGCCTCAATGGCCACCGCTACGCAAACCGGACACCAAGGACGACATCCTCAACCCCAGCACACGCCGCACAAGAGTCGTCTAGGGGAGGCACCGGCGCCCTACGGTCTTGAAGAGGGGGAGCGCAAACCCTTGTGGCAGGAGGTCATTCACAAAGCCAGGGTGCGCTTATGTCGCACCCCGATAGATCACGTGTTCGATCCCAACAAGGGGTTTCGACCGTCGGGAACTGGACCCAGCAGCTTCACCGAGTCCCAGTTCTACAAGTCGACAGCTCATGGTATGGGCCCGCGCAATGAGTACGCCTATCACCTCGAAATCATTGAGGATTTGGACGATGGTCGTGCCCATGACGACTTGGATGCCGAGGCTGGCCCATATGACGATATCAGATGCGCGGGCATCCGCGAGTCTATTCCAGTTCATCAGATATCCAAGATGTTCTACGCCGATACTGGCCGAATCCTTAACATTGGCGACGGAGGAACAGACAATAACCCCGTCCTATTGCTAAAACGAGACCTTCTTGCGAAGCCACCGTTGAAGGTCCACGAAGAAATGATGGACTGTAACGAAGAAACAGAGTCGATTGCGACTTCTGAGCCCGGAAACGATGAAGTGCTAGACGAGCAGGAAGATATCGACCGACAACTCCGAGACGAGAGTACGGCACTGGACATTCTGGAGGAAATGCCCAAGCTGCCAACAAAACCAACCCGCAGGGGGTTTCCCAGCCACTTGGACCCCGAATGGATTGCCGTGGAAGTTTTCGAAGGCGATGACGATTCAGAGAGCAGTGAGACTGAGGACGAAGATCTTGGAGAGGAG AACAGACCCCCGCCGTCCAAGAACATCCTTAGATACAAGACTCATGACACAGATTCGGGATCTGTCATTGCAGTCCTCGCCCTCCGCCAGAG ATCAGGCGCCGACTTCGCGATCCCGCCAcagaagggggaagggaaagaaagaaaggcaGAACAGACGATACCCTCCAACCCACGTCTCGACTACTCCAAGTTACTGCGCAAGCAGCTATTGCTACCCGACCGTCCCTACGAAGACCTGTTCAGCGACATTTACACAGTCATGGTCAACCAACGGAGCCCCGTGAAGGGCCCGTTGCGCTCGATCAATCCGAATGAAGACTCGCAGTCCTCAGCTGGGCGCGAAATGCTAAAGACGGGTACCCCTACTAAGGAGCTTCATGGTGTCCCTCGCGGACCATCGCGGCCTGAAATCCGGGATTTGTCTTCCTTCGACCCCGATGCCCTCACAGCCAGATTCGACGCACTGCATGTATCAACAACGCCAAACTCCAAGCCACCTGCAGCGGTCCCAAACATGTCTGCGCGACGTAGTCAGCCGGCCCAACAATTAACCAGCCCTGACTTGGTAGAGATAACCCGGAACGACTTCAAGCAACCGCTTCGACCAGGCCCTAGGGACAGTGACACGAGTTCACAAGACAAATCGATACTGCCTTCCGATGCTCTGGAATCTTTCTTTTCGGACACCAGACGTCACGACCATTTTCACCCGTCCTCACACCAGCCGGTTTTCGGCCATCCAACCAAGATGCTGTCCTCTCTTAAGCAGAAGGCTACAGGCATCTTCAACGAACGAAGATCTCGGCCGGAGCACCACAGAGTTCAGAATGTGGCCGTGCCATCTGTTCCCCTATACCAAGACAAGAAACCGGACCCTCGCGCTTTGTATAGCTCCATCGGCCCCGACGCCAACCCCTCCACATACAGACCTCCCGGCAAGTTTGGAGAAACCGAGTTCTATACCGACCCGGCAAAAGCTTCGGCTGACCTGAAGGCTCTACTGGAAGGGGGAATGGAGtcagacgacgaggaagcccACAATAGGGAAACCGCGGAGGATGTTAACGACGGCAGTATGGAGGGTCTCAAGGTGAAGCTCCTACCACATCAAGTTGAAGGTGTTGAATGGATGCGAGGCCGTGAGCTCGGTCCGGTCAAGAGAGGCAAGGTTCCCAAGGGCGGTATATTGGCAGACGACATGGGTCTAGGCAAGACCCTCCAAACCATCTCCCTAATTCTCACCAACCAGAAGCCCGCCAAGGGTGAAAAGGGGTTCAAGAAGCATTTTGAGGGCATTGAAAAGACAACACTGGTGGTTGCGCCCCTAGCCTTGATCAGGCAATGGGAGTCTGAGATCAAGGAAAAGGTGGCCAAGACGCATGGGCTCAATGTCTGCGTTCACCATGGGCCTCAACGTACCAAGCGATTCAAGGACCTGGCCGCCTACGATGTAGTTGTCACTACATACCAGGTGTTGGTCTCTGAATGGGGCCACTCGTCCGAAGACGAAAATGGCGTCAAAGCAGGATGCTTTGGTCTCCATTGGTGGCGAGTCGTACTCGACGAAGCACACACCATCAAGAATCGGAACGCAAAGTCGACCAAAGCATGCTACGCACTGCGATCTGAGTACCGGTGGTGTTTGTCAGGAACGCCGATGCAAAACAACCTGGAGGAGTTGCAGTCCCTCATTAAGTTTTTGCGGATTAAGCCTTACGATGATCTCAAGGAGTGGAAGGAGCAGATCGAAAAGCCCCTGAAGAACGGCAAGGGACATGTTGCTATTCGCCGCCTTCACAGTCTCCTACGTTGTTTCATGAAGCGTCGGACCAAGGACATtctcaaggaggagggagccCTGAACCCTGGTGGCAAGCCAACGAAGGAAGGAGAGAAGTCAAGTACAGGCTTCAAGGTCACCGAACGCAAGGTTGTCACTGTGGCTACTACCTTCTCCCCCGCCGAGCGTCGCTTCTACGACAGACTGGAAACCCGAGCTGATGAGAGTATCGAGAGAATGCTCAAAGGGAAGGTCGACTACGCTAATGCCTTGGTCCTTCTTCTGCGCCTCAGGCAAGCTTGCAATCACCCAAAGCTGCTTGAGGGTAAACTCGACAAGGATAAGGACGCGTTGTCGACAGACACATCCAGTAAGAACTCGTTAACGGATGTTGACTCTCTCGCCGACATGTTCGGCGGGATGGGCCTTGTCACCAGGACGTGCGGTATTTGCGGACGCAACCTTCCCAAGGACGTCACTGGCAACGACAGAGACACCTGCCAGGAGTGCTGTGATGATCTGGCTTACTTCAAGAAGCATGAGACGCCAAAGCGGAAGAAGCTTAAGCACAAGAAGGACAATGTCAAGCAAGTTGCTAAGAGGGCTGTGCCAGCCGAGGCTGAGGACGAGACCCCATACAAACCCAAAGCACGCAGGCCGAGAAACAGGAACGTCGTTGTCGACagtgacgacgaagaagcagaCGGCAGCTGGCTCGTACCCGAGAACCAGCGTGATCAACTGCGGTTGGGCAAGGccggtggcgaggaggacgagaacgcagaaggtggtggtgacTGGATCAGGCCCGACGACTCGCAGCACGATtctgaggacgaggaagacggcagccAGCTTGACAGCTTCATTGTCAAAGACGACGACACCAAGCATGAGAAGGACGTGGAAGGGAGCTACGCTTCGGATGACAGCCTGCTTTCAATAGCAGCGATAGCATCGCAAGTCAAGGAGAAAAGGCTTAAGTCATCGCAGTCGTCTCGTACTGAATCTGAAACCGAAACCGAATCGGAAGGGGACACTGGTGTGGATGAGTCGGAGCTCTACTCTGATGACGACACGAACTACAACCCCAATGGCCAGGTATCTCAGATCTTAGCCTCTGCCAAGATCCGACAGATGATGCAGATCTTGCACAAGGAGGTTGAACAACACAAGTTCATCGTCTTCTCACAGTTTACTTCCATGATGGATCTCATTGAGCCTTTCTTCCGCAAGGAGGGCTTCAAGTTCACTCGGTACGACGGCAGCATGAAAAACGACGAGCGCGAGGCCAGTCTGCACCGTCTCCGTAACGACAATAACACGCGCATCTTGTTGTGCAGTCTCAAGTGCGGCAGCCTGGGGCTGAATTTGACGGCAGCCACTCGCGTCATCATCCTGGAGCCCTTCTGGAACCCT TTCGTCGAAGAACAAGCCATCGACCGAGTCCATCGTCTTACTCAAACCGTCGATGTCATCGTGTATAAGCTCACTGTCGAGAAGACGGTCGAGGAGCGGATTCTCGCTctgcaggagaagaagcgaCTGCTCGCCGAGACGGCCATCGAGGGCGGCATGAAGAAGGACACTTTTAAGCTCGGCTTTAAGGAGATCATGGACCTGTTTCGCCGCGACGCACCCGGCGCGGCCCCCCGAGGCGATGAAAGCTACGTCGAGCCATCTTCCCGCACCACCTCCGCCAGGCCCAGCAGGCAGGGCTCCCCCGAGACCAGCTTGTTAGTTGGCAAGGCTAAAAAGGCGCCCAAGAGGACAGAGCATGAGATGTTTGGTCGGAGATGGTGA
- a CDS encoding VHS domain-containing protein: MFRAAAAGPFDEGVAKATDENLTSEDWGAIIEVCDRVGSDQNGPKDVVQAMIKRLAHRNANVQLYTLELANALSQNCGKNMHRELSSRAFTDAMLKLANDRNTHNQVKAKILERMKEWSDMFSKDPDLGIMYDAYFRLKQSNPTLQAPSAPQKTGLTEVDRQKEDDELQMALKLSLQEEERKKAPVASNAAASLSPAAPGSSAQAAHPQVQSTPVPAGTTAATVSRVRALYDFVPTEPGELEFKKGDVIAVLESVYKDWWRGSLKGKTGIFPLNYVEKLTDPTPDELAREAQMEAEVFAEIKNVEKLLTLLSTSNPAPREEDNEEISKLYHQTLAIRPKLIKLIEKYSQKKDDFTQLNEKFIKARRDYESLLESSMSHPPQPSYHQYATRPGPGGYSGGPGAGYPPQGPPQGLPQQQQQPPQQEQRYYTPAPQDQPQYPQSTPSPNFQRPAQATPAPFYVAGAEVPSAGAAPHNQPHQHPPRDQRHASTGKAQVPPINTSPTPPVNTYSAYTVPPNQRPQSTYGAQELATSVYDSPIASHNPNSAATYTSSVYSQDDSYNTSSPIVGTSTVPAPSSFQPSAPPAGQASQPPHQPQYHSYQPPGAQSQDNYNNAPTQAPPPVPTGAAPAPPISGPGRSEVLTPPPLQPGGASYDSRQGLPSQSPSQPQYRAYVPPGPSTDGPSAPPAADYYRQSGVY, from the exons ATGTTCCGAGCTGCCGCAGCTGGTCCCTTTGATGAGGGCGTCG CCAAGGCCACTGACGAGAATTTGACCTCGGAAGACTGGGGAGCTATCATCGAGGTCTGCGATCGCGTAGGCAGCGACCAGAATGGGCCCAAGGATGTTGTCCAGGCCATGATCAAGCGTCTTGCGCACCGCAACGCCAATGTGCAGCTCTACACACTCGAG CTCGCAAACGCCCTCAGCCAGAACTGCGGCAAGAACATGCACCGTGAGCTCTCCAGCCGGGCCTTCACCGATGCCATGTTGAAACTCGCAAACGACCGCAACACCCATAACCAGGTCAAGGCCAAGATCCTCGAGCGCATGAAGGAGTGGTCCGACATGTTCAGCAAAGACCCCGACCTCGGCATCATGTACGACGCATATTTCCGGCTCAAGCAGAGCAACCCGACCCTGCAGGCTCCCTCGGCGCCCCAGAAGACGGGCCTGACGGAGGTGGATCGTCagaaggaggacgatgagCTGCAGATGGCGTTGAAGTTGTCGTTgcaagaagaggagaggaagaaggcaCCTGTCGCGTCCAACGCTGCCGCCTCGTTATCTCCCGCTGCCCCCGGTTCATCGGCGCAAGCTGCCCACCCGCAGGTTCAATCAACACCCGTGCCCGCAGGGACGACAGCTGCTACAGTATCAAGGGTGCGGGCACTGTATGACTTCGTCCCCACGGAACCAGGCGAACTGGAGTTCAAAAAGGGCGATGTCATTGCCGTTCTCGAGTCCGTCTACAAGGATTGGTGGCGTGGCTCGCTCAAGGGAAAGACGGGCATTTTCCCCCTCAACTACGTCGAGAAGCTCACGGATCCGACCCCGGACGAGTTGGCGCGCGAGGCCCAgatggaggccgaggtgtttGCGGAGATCAAGaacgtcgagaagctcctcaCGTTGTTGAGCACGTCAAACCCGGCGCCGAGAGAGGAGGACAACGAAGAGATCTCG AAACTTTACCACCAGACGCTAGCCATCAGACCCAAGTTGATCAAGCTCATTGAGAAGTACTCGCAGAAAAAGG ATGACTTCACGCAGCTGAACGAAAAGTTTATCAAGGCTCGCCGCGACTATGAGTCTCTGCTGGAATCCTCCATGTCGCACCCTCCTCAGCCTAGCTACCATCAATACGCGACGAGACCGGGTCCTGGCGGATACTCGGGCGGACCGGGAGCAGGCTATCCTCCTCAGGGTCCTCCTCAGGGACTTccccagcagcaacagcagcctCCGCAGCAGGAGCAGAGATACTACACTCCTGCACCCCAAG ACCAACCACAATACCCCCAGTCCACACCGTCGCCGAATTTCCAGCGTCCCGCCCAGGCCACGCCTGCTCCGTTTTACGTAGCTGGTGCAGAGGTCCCATCGGCAGGCGCCGCGCCTCACAACCAGCCGCATCAGCATCCCCCGCGTGACCAACGACATGCGTCCACCGGAAAAGCCCAGGTGCCGCCGATCAACACCTCGCCTACACCGCCAGTCAACACGTATTCTGCCTACACTGTGCCTCCAAATCAGAGACCTCAGAGCACCTATGGCGCCCAAGAGCTGGCGACTTCAGTCTACGACTCGCCCATTGCTAGTCACAACCCGAACTCTGCCGCGACGTACACATCATCTGTCTACTCCCAAGATGACTCGTATAACACCAGCAGCCCTATCGTAGGCACCTCGACCGTGCCTGCACCATCTTCTTTCCAACCGTCAGCACCGCCAGCCGGACAAGCCTCTCAACCACCCCATCAACCACAGTACCATAGCTACCAGCCACCGGGGGCACAAAGTCAGGACAACTACAACAACGCCCCGACTCAGGCGCCGCCCCCTGTGCCAACTGGggcagctccagctccgccCATATCTGGTCCCGGGCGGTCTGAAGTCCTGACGCCGCCTCCTCTGCAGCCGGGCGGCGCTTCGTATGACTCACGACAGGGCCTGCCTAGCCAGAGCCCATCGCAGCCACAGTACCGGGCTTACGTGCCGCCAGGCCCTTCCACTGACGGGCCGAGTGCACCGCCAGCGGCGGACTACTATCGACAGAGCGGCGTGTACTAG